The genomic stretch ATTTCCAGTCAGAGTTCTTAAAATGTTATAAATCCCCACAGCTTTGGATTGCATTAGACTGTAGAAGAAGCCACTTGACTGCTGTCGGTAAAGTCAGTAAATAACCTCAGACTCATGTGGTGCCAATGCTGGAGGCAGTGTAGTTCCACAAGGACCCTGGAAATGGTACCTGTGtcacaccacagacagagacaaataaagAGACACTTTAGGTCAAAATTTTAGGTCATgtataatgaaatgaaagtgcTTTGGAGTTGATGACTGATTGAAGGTTAAGACACTGAATTTTGCCATTGCTGCCAGTGGATGGCACTAAATATCAATTTACATGCATCATTACCTACTGGCCTGGTTTAGTTATCATTAATATGTTTTACTGTTAACATAATTCATTGAATAAACATGATAGGTACTAGAGCTTTATCTTTTTCCAAAGTACACTATGTTTCTTAACTAACGTACTTGAAGTACTCAGTTTTTGGGGTTGTTTGTAGGTTGAACTCTGCCACTGGGACACCTCTGGATGCAACCCGGGGGCCAAACATGGCTGCTGGGTAAACAATTGAAGACGTGCCCACCTATAGGTAAATGGCAGAGGGAAATGACACCAGCGTCAACTGAAAAATCTACTCAAAAACTCTCCCAGTCTAGTCCTTGAGAGATTGTGAATGAATAGTGTGCATGTATGGAGAAATTAGGATAACCCACCACCAAGCAGAGGTCACAGATTTCCATCTCTTTTTCCACCTTGGTCAAGATATGAGAGTCCAGAGTTTCACCAAAAAACACCACATTGGGCCGCAACAGGCCATGGCAGTCACTTTCCTCACACcttgaaacagcagcagcaaacatccCTTAGTCAATTAATTGTGTCAGTCCACATTTATCAATCATAGTGCGTATAAAAGTATAAATCCACAGAATTTGACTGATTTGGTGGTCATATGTATGTAATAGTTAGAATCTATTAAGAACAAAGAAAGTGAATGTTATATTGTTCTGTGTAATTCAGTGAAAATTTACAAATTAAGAGTCACACAGAAGGAAATCACAGATACTAAAACAGAATCTCCTCCCTATTGTCCTTTATGGTTCAACTATATAATCCATGTTCCATATATTTTAGCAACATTTGCTAGCCTaaggtttaaaaagaaaatactttcaTAGCACAGCACTGCCCCCAAGAGGAAGCCCTCACCTCACAATCAGCTATCAGCTGCACATTTCACAGTTCATTCCCAGGTTAATGCTTAATGACCTTAAAACTATTATCATTTTGGTTTAGGGTTATAGAACGTGATGATGTTCCATTATTGATCAGTTATAACATCACACTTTGTGTGTATACTGGTATAAGGATTTCTGTACAATCCAGGTTCATTTATGGTTTTCTTTCACATCATACCTTTCCTTTGTTATTCCTTTAGTTTTTCAAATATACATGCATCAGCTCCTATCTAATAAGAGGAAATTCCAGGTGTAGTGTGCATCAGATTAGTGTCACAAAAGGCTCAGTAAATCTGACCCTCCGCTTTATTATTGTGAAGTGAAAGTAATCTCACCTTGGCAGCTTATCCACAGGAATTTGGGCATCAGTAACATCTGGATCTGGCGCACTGTACATGAACATAGAAAACAGAGTGTGTTAAAGTGCACTTCCCCCACGGGGTCAAAATGAAGACATCAGGCTACAAAACCTTAATCTTTATCAGCGTGTGTATTTCATCAATAGGTACTGCTTCTTACCCTTTGTCCTTTAGGGCAGGACATATGGGGCTTCGCTTGTTTACGGCCACATGCCCACAGCTCACACAGCGTGTCTCCAGCAGACTGCCTGTATTTatgcacagaaaacagctgtttttcatttcaggctGCTGTagtcactgaaaaacatgtcCTTTACCACAGAGTTTGTTGACACTGATATTTTAACATCCTGACTCATACGCAGATAATTAAAGCAAGATTTTAGAAAAGAAGTTAGTTTGAAGCTTTAACACAATTTTGCCATAATCCCCCTAAAAAATCGTATCAAAACAGAAAAGCCTGACAAAACTGTCTCCTCAAGAACTGACATACTTGAGCTGATCCCACCACATTACACTTTCTGAAGTTCGTCCATGGACATTAGTGACTAACTCTGTGGGCACATGGGATGTTTGTTAGAGAGACTCACAGCTATGAATCAGATGTTTCCATATTGCAGTTAAAGAACCATGTTGCCATCAAAGCCTCCATTAATCACTGACTATGCAGCAGCCTCAGGATTAAGTGTATTTTATGAATCTTCATGATAAAATTCATCATTTGCATTTTACCCACTTCAACTACTTATTGGGTTTCAGAAATTGAAACTAAGACATAAATTACACACGCATATTCTATTTTAACATTCAGTACAAGACAAAGCtttatttaatcaaaaaatGTGATAATTATGATTATGATGACCATGTAAAATGTCACACGTTCAGTCTTTTGGCCCAACTCTGCCTCTCACCATGAATCTTGAGCACATGTTTAGACCCAGCCTGCCGGTGAAGGTCGTCTATGCACTGGGTGATGACAACAACGGAGCGTCCCTGCTTCCTCAGCCGAGCCTCACATTCTGCTATAGCTTGATGGACAGCGCTGGGCTTCTTGCTCATTACCAGCTCCCTTCTGTAATGATAGAACTCCCAGACCCGAGACGGGGTGCGAGAGAAAGCCTCTGGAGTAGCCAGGTCCTAAGATTACACCAAGACAGGAATGCATTTGGGTTAAAGTTCATAGGCTAAGAAGGCAGCAATCAAAAGTTTCATTTTGAGAGGCAAAAATTAGCTAATGAAGGACAGCACACTTTAAGTTAAAACATCTCAGTTAGGGTGGACTACAAACACTATTGCTGTCTTTGCTGGATGTTGCTGTTGAGATAAATTCACTGAGCTGTGAAGATGTATTATGTAAACATGAAATGCACGCACTCCCCAGCAACAAGTCTGAACCACAGCTGAAGGTCAGACCAAACTCAACACTTTgacttaaacaaacaaaacatgcacaatgtgtgtagttagcttttttaataaaatacctGAGACAGCCACTTCCGCCACTTCTCATTTTCTCCCCTGAAGGTTGGTACTCCACTCTCTGCACTCACACCAGCCCCTGTGATGATTGCTATGTGTTTGGCTTTGGAAAAGACCTGCCGGAATTCGGACATGTCtagaaaagcaaaatgaaaagcaaCGAATAATCAAGTATCTTGATATTCACAACCAGTTGATAATATGTGTATCATGTATGCAGATTTACAGAAGTAATCATTAAACAGTAGCTCATTAACACAGAATCTA from Mastacembelus armatus chromosome 17, fMasArm1.2, whole genome shotgun sequence encodes the following:
- the LOC113134951 gene encoding NAD-dependent protein deacylase sirtuin-5, mitochondrial-like, which encodes MILHNRAVFALGLRMCSTQVTKGALVDTAKFNSDMSEFRQVFSKAKHIAIITGAGVSAESGVPTFRGENEKWRKWLSQDLATPEAFSRTPSRVWEFYHYRRELVMSKKPSAVHQAIAECEARLRKQGRSVVVITQCIDDLHRQAGSKHVLKIHGSLLETRCVSCGHVAVNKRSPICPALKDKGAPDPDVTDAQIPVDKLPRCEESDCHGLLRPNVVFFGETLDSHILTKVEKEMEICDLCLVVGTSSIVYPAAMFGPRVASRGVPVAEFNLQTTPKTEYFKYHFQGPCGTTLPPALAPHESEVIY